One Clupea harengus chromosome 12, Ch_v2.0.2, whole genome shotgun sequence DNA segment encodes these proteins:
- the grin1a gene encoding glutamate receptor ionotropic, NMDA 1a isoform X10 — translation MRLFLLAVFFSCSCVRGGCEPKIVNIGAVLSQKRYEQVFKDAVTQANQVWGRDKFKLTAISVTHKPNAIQMALSVCEDLISSQVYAILVSHPPQSNDHLTPTPVSYTAGFYRIPVVGLTTRMSIYSDKSIHLSFLRTVPPYSHQAHVWFDMMREFHWNHIILIVSDDHEGRAAQKRLETLLEERETKNKKRNYENLDQLSYDNKRGPKAEKVLQFSQETNLTALLLEAKELEARVIILSASEEEAASVYKAARFLNMTGSGYVWLVGEREMSGKALSEAPDGLIGLQLINGKNESAHINDAVAVVAQSIQELFEKENITEPPRGCVGNTNIWKTGPLFKRVLMSSKYPEGLTGRVEFNDDGDRKFAHYSILNYQKSRLIQVGIYNGTQVVLNKQRKIIWPGGQTDTPRGFQMSTRLKIVTIHQEPFVYVKPTSLEGTCDEEYTPNGVLIKKVICTGPNETIPGNITGRPIVPQCCYGFCVDLLIKLAMTMNFTYEVHLVADGKFGTQERVNNSNKKEWNGMMGELLGGLADMIVAPLTINNERAQYIEFSKPFKYQGLTILVKKEIPRSTLDSFMQPFQSTLWLLVGLSVHVVAVMLYLLDRFSPFGRFKVNSEEEEEDALTLSSAMWFSWGVLLNSGIGEGAPRSFSARILGMVWAGFAMIIVASYTANLAAFLVLDRPEERITGINDPRLRNPSDKFIYATVKQSSVDIYFRRQVELSTMYRHMEKHNYESAAEAIQAVRDNKLHAFIWDSAVLEFEASQKCDLVTTGELFFRSGFGIGMRKDSPWKQNVSLAILSSHENGFMEDLDKTWVRYQECDSRSNAPATLTFENMAGVFMLVAGGIAAGIFLIFIEIAYKRHKDARRKQMQLAFTAVNVWRKNLQYPPTDITGQLNLSDPSVSTVV, via the exons ATGCGTCTGTTTCTGCTAGCCGTTTTCTTCTCGTGCTCCTGTGTGCGGGGCGGCTGCGAACCAAAGATTGTGAACATCGGAGCCGTGCTCAGCCAAAAACGGTATGAGCAGGTGTTCAAGGATGCGGTCACGCAAGCTAACCAGGTCTGGGGCAGGGACAAATTCAAGCTGACTGCAATCTCTGTCACCCACAAACCCAATGCGATTCAAATGGCGCTTTCCGTCTGTGAGGACCTCATATCAAGCCAG GTGTACGCCATCCTGGTGAGTCATCCTCCACAGTCCAATGACCACCTCACCCCGACGCCCGTCTCCTACACGGCCGGCTTCTACCGCATCCCCGTGGTGGGCCTCACCACTCGCATGTCCATCTACTCCGACAAG AGCATCCATCTGTCATTCTTGCGAACTGTACCTCCCTATTCCCATCAAGCTCACGTTTGGTTTGACATGATGCGCGAGTTCCACTGGAATCACATCATCCTGATCGTCAGCGATGACCATGAGGGCCGAGCTGCCCAGAAGAGGCTAGAGACTCTGCTCGAGGAGCGTGAGACCAAG aataaaaaaaggaaCTATGAAAACCTCGACCAACTGTCCTATGACAACAAGCGAGGACCAAAG GCAGAGAAAGTCCTCCAATTCAGCCAGGAGACTAACTTAACTGCTCTGCTGCTGGAGGCCAAAGAACTGGAGGCACGTGTCATCATCCTGTCAGCCAG CGAAGAGGAAGCCGCCTCAGTATACAAAGCTGCTCGCTTTCTGAACATGACGGGCTCTGGCTACGTTTGGTTGgtgggagagcgagagatgtcCGGTAAAGCACTAAGCGAAGCGCCAGACG GTCTCATTGGCCTGCAGCTGATCAACGGGAAGAATGAGTCGGCACACATCAACGATGCAGTTGCTGTGGTAGCACAGTCCATCCAGGAGCTGTTCGAGAAGGAGAACATCACGGAACCCCCGCGGGGATGTGTGGGCAACACCAACATCTGGAAGACAGGGCCACTCTTCAAAAG GGTGCTGATGTCATCAAAATACCCAGAAGGCCTCACAGGACGTGTGGAGTTTAATGATGATGGAGACCGGAAGTTTGCTCACTACAGTATCCTCAACTACCAGAAAAGCAGACTTATTCAAGTTGGCATTTACAATGGAACACAG GTGGTGTTGAACAAGCAGAGGAAGATCATATGGCccggaggacagacagacacacccaggGGTTTTCAAATGTCAACTCGACTAAAG ATAGTTACTATCCACCAGGAGCCTTTTGTGTATGTAAAACCCACCTCTCTGGAGGGAACATGCGACGAAGAGTATACACCTAATGGAGTCTTAATAAAAAAGGTGATCTGCACTGGGCCGAATGAGACCATCCCAGGTAACATAACAG GACGCCCAATTGTACCTCAGTGTTGCTATGGTTTCTGCGTTGACCTTCTGATTAAGCTGGCAATGACCATGAACTTTACCTATGAGGTGCACCTAGTAGCAGATGGTAAATTTGGAACACAGGAGAGG gtcaacaacagcaacaagaaAGAGTGGAATGGAATGATGGGTGAGCTTCTGGGTGGTCTGGCGGACATGATTGTTGCTCCGCTCACAATAAACAATGAACGAGCCCAGTATATAGAGTTCTCCAAGCCATTTAAATACCAGGGCCTCACCATCCTTGTCAAAAAG GAAATCCCTCGAAGTACGCTGGACTCGTTCATGCAGCCCTTTCAGAGCACACTGTGGCTGTTGGTGGGTCTATCGGTGCATGTGGTGGCGGTGATGCTTTACCTACTAGACCGGTTCAG CCCATTCGGAAGGTTTAAAGTAAAtagtgaagaggaagaagaagatgcCCTTACGTTATCATCAGCCATGTGGTTCTCCTGGGGAGTACTACTGAATTCTGGGATTGGAGAAG GTGCTCCCCGCAGCTTCTCCGCGCGAATCCTGGGCATGGTGTGGGCAGGCTTTGCCATGATCATTGTGGCATCGTACACAGCCAACCTGGCTGCCTTCCTAGTGCTGGATCGGCCTGAGGAGCGCATCACCGGCATCAATGACCCAAGG CTGAGGAACCCGTCGGACAAATTCATCTACGCCACAGTGAAACAGAGCTCGGTGGACATCTACTTTCGGCGGCAGGTGGAGCTTAGCACCATGTACCGCCACATGGAGAAGCACAACTATGAGAGCGCCGCCGAAGCCATCCAGGCTGTGCGGGACAA CAAGCTGCATGCTTTCATCTGGGACTCTGCGGTGCTGGAGTTTGAAGCCTCGCAGAAGTGCGACCTGGTGACCACGGGAGAGCTGTTTTTCCGTTCGGGCTTTGGCATAGGCATGCGCAAGGACAGCCCTTGGAAACAGAATGTGTCCCTGGCAATCCTCAG TTCCCATGAAAATGGCTTCATGGAAGACCTAGATAAAACCTGGGTGAGATACCAGGAGTGTGACTCTCGGAGCAATGCACCAGCCACACTCACCTTTGAGAATATGGCAG GCGTATTCATGTTGGTGGCTGGTGGCATTGCGGCGGGgatcttcctcatcttcatAGAGATCGCTTACAAGCGCCACAAAGACGCCCGCAGGAAGCAGATGCAGCTGGCCTTCACGGCCGTCAATGTGTGGAGGAAGAACCTGCAG
- the grin1a gene encoding glutamate receptor ionotropic, NMDA 1a isoform X12 — MRLFLLAVFFSCSCVRGGCEPKIVNIGAVLSQKRYEQVFKDAVTQANQVWGRDKFKLTAISVTHKPNAIQMALSVCEDLISSQVYAILVSHPPQSNDHLTPTPVSYTAGFYRIPVVGLTTRMSIYSDKSIHLSFLRTVPPYSHQAHVWFDMMREFHWNHIILIVSDDHEGRAAQKRLETLLEERETKAEKVLQFSQETNLTALLLEAKELEARVIILSASEEEAASVYKAARFLNMTGSGYVWLVGEREMSGKALSEAPDGLIGLQLINGKNESAHINDAVAVVAQSIQELFEKENITEPPRGCVGNTNIWKTGPLFKRVLMSSKYPEGLTGRVEFNDDGDRKFAHYSILNYQKSRLIQVGIYNGTQVVLNKQRKIIWPGGQTDTPRGFQMSTRLKIVTIHQEPFVYVKPTSLEGTCDEEYTPNGVLIKKVICTGPNETIPGRPIVPQCCYGFCVDLLIKLAMTMNFTYEVHLVADGKFGTQERVNNSNKKEWNGMMGELLGGLADMIVAPLTINNERAQYIEFSKPFKYQGLTILVKKEIPRSTLDSFMQPFQSTLWLLVGLSVHVVAVMLYLLDRFSPFGRFKVNSEEEEEDALTLSSAMWFSWGVLLNSGIGEGAPRSFSARILGMVWAGFAMIIVASYTANLAAFLVLDRPEERITGINDPRLRNPSDKFIYATVKQSSVDIYFRRQVELSTMYRHMEKHNYESAAEAIQAVRDNKLHAFIWDSAVLEFEASQKCDLVTTGELFFRSGFGIGMRKDSPWKQNVSLAILSSHENGFMEDLDKTWVRYQECDSRSNAPATLTFENMAGVFMLVAGGIAAGIFLIFIEIAYKRHKDARRKQMQLAFTAVNVWRKNLQQYPPTDITGQLNLSDPSVSTVV, encoded by the exons ATGCGTCTGTTTCTGCTAGCCGTTTTCTTCTCGTGCTCCTGTGTGCGGGGCGGCTGCGAACCAAAGATTGTGAACATCGGAGCCGTGCTCAGCCAAAAACGGTATGAGCAGGTGTTCAAGGATGCGGTCACGCAAGCTAACCAGGTCTGGGGCAGGGACAAATTCAAGCTGACTGCAATCTCTGTCACCCACAAACCCAATGCGATTCAAATGGCGCTTTCCGTCTGTGAGGACCTCATATCAAGCCAG GTGTACGCCATCCTGGTGAGTCATCCTCCACAGTCCAATGACCACCTCACCCCGACGCCCGTCTCCTACACGGCCGGCTTCTACCGCATCCCCGTGGTGGGCCTCACCACTCGCATGTCCATCTACTCCGACAAG AGCATCCATCTGTCATTCTTGCGAACTGTACCTCCCTATTCCCATCAAGCTCACGTTTGGTTTGACATGATGCGCGAGTTCCACTGGAATCACATCATCCTGATCGTCAGCGATGACCATGAGGGCCGAGCTGCCCAGAAGAGGCTAGAGACTCTGCTCGAGGAGCGTGAGACCAAG GCAGAGAAAGTCCTCCAATTCAGCCAGGAGACTAACTTAACTGCTCTGCTGCTGGAGGCCAAAGAACTGGAGGCACGTGTCATCATCCTGTCAGCCAG CGAAGAGGAAGCCGCCTCAGTATACAAAGCTGCTCGCTTTCTGAACATGACGGGCTCTGGCTACGTTTGGTTGgtgggagagcgagagatgtcCGGTAAAGCACTAAGCGAAGCGCCAGACG GTCTCATTGGCCTGCAGCTGATCAACGGGAAGAATGAGTCGGCACACATCAACGATGCAGTTGCTGTGGTAGCACAGTCCATCCAGGAGCTGTTCGAGAAGGAGAACATCACGGAACCCCCGCGGGGATGTGTGGGCAACACCAACATCTGGAAGACAGGGCCACTCTTCAAAAG GGTGCTGATGTCATCAAAATACCCAGAAGGCCTCACAGGACGTGTGGAGTTTAATGATGATGGAGACCGGAAGTTTGCTCACTACAGTATCCTCAACTACCAGAAAAGCAGACTTATTCAAGTTGGCATTTACAATGGAACACAG GTGGTGTTGAACAAGCAGAGGAAGATCATATGGCccggaggacagacagacacacccaggGGTTTTCAAATGTCAACTCGACTAAAG ATAGTTACTATCCACCAGGAGCCTTTTGTGTATGTAAAACCCACCTCTCTGGAGGGAACATGCGACGAAGAGTATACACCTAATGGAGTCTTAATAAAAAAGGTGATCTGCACTGGGCCGAATGAGACCATCCCAG GACGCCCAATTGTACCTCAGTGTTGCTATGGTTTCTGCGTTGACCTTCTGATTAAGCTGGCAATGACCATGAACTTTACCTATGAGGTGCACCTAGTAGCAGATGGTAAATTTGGAACACAGGAGAGG gtcaacaacagcaacaagaaAGAGTGGAATGGAATGATGGGTGAGCTTCTGGGTGGTCTGGCGGACATGATTGTTGCTCCGCTCACAATAAACAATGAACGAGCCCAGTATATAGAGTTCTCCAAGCCATTTAAATACCAGGGCCTCACCATCCTTGTCAAAAAG GAAATCCCTCGAAGTACGCTGGACTCGTTCATGCAGCCCTTTCAGAGCACACTGTGGCTGTTGGTGGGTCTATCGGTGCATGTGGTGGCGGTGATGCTTTACCTACTAGACCGGTTCAG CCCATTCGGAAGGTTTAAAGTAAAtagtgaagaggaagaagaagatgcCCTTACGTTATCATCAGCCATGTGGTTCTCCTGGGGAGTACTACTGAATTCTGGGATTGGAGAAG GTGCTCCCCGCAGCTTCTCCGCGCGAATCCTGGGCATGGTGTGGGCAGGCTTTGCCATGATCATTGTGGCATCGTACACAGCCAACCTGGCTGCCTTCCTAGTGCTGGATCGGCCTGAGGAGCGCATCACCGGCATCAATGACCCAAGG CTGAGGAACCCGTCGGACAAATTCATCTACGCCACAGTGAAACAGAGCTCGGTGGACATCTACTTTCGGCGGCAGGTGGAGCTTAGCACCATGTACCGCCACATGGAGAAGCACAACTATGAGAGCGCCGCCGAAGCCATCCAGGCTGTGCGGGACAA CAAGCTGCATGCTTTCATCTGGGACTCTGCGGTGCTGGAGTTTGAAGCCTCGCAGAAGTGCGACCTGGTGACCACGGGAGAGCTGTTTTTCCGTTCGGGCTTTGGCATAGGCATGCGCAAGGACAGCCCTTGGAAACAGAATGTGTCCCTGGCAATCCTCAG TTCCCATGAAAATGGCTTCATGGAAGACCTAGATAAAACCTGGGTGAGATACCAGGAGTGTGACTCTCGGAGCAATGCACCAGCCACACTCACCTTTGAGAATATGGCAG GCGTATTCATGTTGGTGGCTGGTGGCATTGCGGCGGGgatcttcctcatcttcatAGAGATCGCTTACAAGCGCCACAAAGACGCCCGCAGGAAGCAGATGCAGCTGGCCTTCACGGCCGTCAATGTGTGGAGGAAGAACCTGCAG